The following are encoded together in the Gemmatimonadaceae bacterium genome:
- a CDS encoding carboxypeptidase regulatory-like domain-containing protein → MTPAMALTPAMALTLPIALMTAATAAGAQGSVRGEVLAGPQRAPVRGATVSVAGGTARVATDSLGRYALLAVSFGEKRVIAAAPGFRAETVTVDLDVDVLEISPIVLQPAVQTLAGVAVTGEASTIAARLSGFAERRKFGNGTFIDRTMLERFANRQTADVLAALAPGVQVRRGRGMKAWASSGRSSVTAGGAFGQAGGFQLDRSDIAAGARPACYMDVYLNGALIYNSKGGAVPLHDLNSIPPEQIESIEAYASASQVPAQFNRTSGGCGVLVIWTRS, encoded by the coding sequence ATGACGCCTGCCATGGCGCTGACGCCTGCCATGGCGCTGACGCTTCCCATCGCGCTGATGACGGCGGCCACCGCTGCCGGAGCGCAGGGATCGGTTCGCGGCGAGGTCCTCGCCGGGCCACAGCGCGCACCGGTACGTGGCGCGACGGTGAGCGTCGCCGGTGGCACCGCGCGCGTGGCCACCGACTCGCTCGGACGCTACGCGCTGCTCGCGGTCTCCTTCGGGGAGAAACGCGTGATTGCGGCCGCGCCAGGATTTCGCGCCGAGACGGTCACGGTCGACCTGGACGTCGACGTCCTCGAGATCTCGCCCATCGTGTTGCAGCCGGCGGTGCAGACGCTGGCCGGCGTTGCCGTGACGGGCGAGGCGTCGACCATCGCGGCACGCCTCTCGGGGTTCGCGGAGCGTCGCAAGTTCGGCAACGGGACGTTCATCGATCGAACGATGCTGGAGCGGTTTGCGAACCGGCAAACGGCTGACGTACTCGCGGCCCTGGCTCCCGGGGTCCAGGTTCGCCGGGGACGCGGAATGAAGGCGTGGGCGTCATCGGGGCGTTCGTCGGTTACCGCTGGCGGCGCCTTCGGGCAGGCAGGCGGTTTCCAGCTCGACCGTTCCGACATTGCCGCGGGCGCACGCCCCGCCTGTTACATGGACGTGTACCTCAACGGCGCGCTGATCTACAACTCGAAAGGTGGGGCCGTGCCGCTGCACGACCTCAACAGCATCCCCCCGGAGCAGATCGAGTCCATCGAGGCCTACGCCAGCGCCTCGCAGGTCCCCGCCCAGTTCAACCGCACCTCCGGCGGCTGCGGCGTGCTCGTGATCTGGACGCGCAGCTGA
- the rpoC gene encoding DNA-directed RNA polymerase subunit beta', translating into DKMKPEVWDALEAVIGEHPVLLNRAPTLHRLGIQAFEPVLVEGKAIRIHPLVCAAFNADFDGDQMAVHVPLSFEAQLEARLLMLSSNNILKPSDGRPISEPSQDIVLGCYFATKQTADFDKLSRDAKASAALRAVGSTAEAEMLLATGRAKHHTAVRFLVDRDGEKRWVTTTVGRVLFNAIIPAEVAFQNRDMKKKALGELVFETFRRAGLAKTVEFLDRLKEFGFANATRGGVSIGIEDLHIPGDKETLLKEAEDRVERFQRAYQTGNITNGERYNKVIDTWTHANSDIADAMVKAMRESHAGFNPVFMMFDSGSRGSRDQIRQLAGMRGLMAKPQKKLTGGIGEIIESPIKSNFREGLSVLEYFISTHGARKGLADTALKTADAGYLTRRLVDVAQDVTIAEEDCGTIQGLEIGALKEGEDVIEALSERIVGTVAAEDVVDPHVSDEAGRQVVLAEAGQLIDEEAAHAIEESGIETVKIRSVLTCEAKRGLCRMCYGRNLATMKMVDLGEAVGIIAAQSIGEPGTQLTLRTFHIGGTAARIAEQTARKSKVAGVVEFGDRLVLVKNREGQDIVTSYEGEITIRASADKNSAISARLAVPLGATLFVKDGDDVKKDQVIFTWDPYTNPILADIEGTIRFVDIVEDESVSEELDELTGLRQRVIIEDREKKLHPHIEIWQTKGGKEKRVRDFVIPVGAVLVAEDGDEIHAGDTIAKVSREAYKTRDITGGLPRVAELFEARRPKDPATISEVDGVVKFGDIKRGKREVFVTPARVENTQWVVDEGAESQLYEVPAGKHLRVHEGDRVRAGDRLTEGPVNPHDILRIKGPRAVQEYLLNEVQEVYRLQGVKISDKHIGVIVKQMLQKVRIVDPGDTEFLEGEHVDKQVFREQNDRAKKRKEKPATAEPLLLGITKASLTTQSFISAASFQETTRVLTDAAIRGARDDLMGLKENIIIGHLIPAGTGQYRYNDVEIEGAELPDVAPQLPMNDEPLPSVFSASFADSTFSFGNDDL; encoded by the coding sequence TCGACAAGATGAAGCCCGAGGTGTGGGATGCCCTCGAGGCCGTCATCGGCGAGCACCCGGTTCTGCTGAACCGCGCGCCCACCTTGCACCGCCTGGGAATCCAGGCGTTCGAGCCGGTCCTCGTCGAGGGCAAGGCCATCCGCATTCACCCGCTCGTGTGCGCGGCCTTCAACGCCGACTTCGACGGTGACCAGATGGCGGTGCACGTCCCGCTGTCGTTCGAGGCCCAGCTGGAGGCACGCCTCCTGATGCTCTCCTCGAACAACATCCTCAAGCCGTCCGACGGTCGCCCGATTTCCGAGCCGTCGCAGGACATCGTGCTCGGCTGCTACTTCGCCACGAAGCAGACCGCCGACTTCGACAAGCTCTCCCGCGACGCGAAGGCGTCGGCCGCACTGCGCGCCGTCGGCTCCACCGCCGAGGCGGAGATGCTGCTCGCCACCGGCCGCGCCAAGCACCACACCGCGGTTCGCTTCCTCGTCGATCGCGATGGCGAGAAGCGCTGGGTCACCACCACCGTGGGACGCGTGTTGTTCAACGCGATTATCCCCGCCGAGGTGGCATTCCAGAACCGCGACATGAAGAAGAAGGCGTTAGGCGAACTCGTCTTCGAGACGTTCCGCCGCGCCGGACTCGCCAAGACCGTGGAGTTCCTCGACCGCCTCAAGGAGTTCGGCTTCGCCAACGCCACCCGCGGCGGCGTGTCGATCGGCATCGAGGACCTGCACATCCCCGGCGACAAGGAAACGCTGCTCAAGGAAGCGGAAGACCGCGTCGAACGCTTCCAGCGCGCCTACCAGACGGGCAACATCACCAACGGCGAACGCTACAACAAAGTCATCGACACCTGGACGCACGCGAACTCCGACATCGCCGACGCCATGGTCAAGGCGATGCGCGAGTCGCATGCGGGCTTCAACCCGGTGTTCATGATGTTCGACTCGGGCTCCCGTGGTAGCCGCGACCAGATCCGCCAGCTGGCGGGGATGCGCGGCCTCATGGCCAAGCCGCAGAAGAAGCTCACCGGTGGCATCGGCGAGATCATCGAAAGCCCGATCAAGTCGAACTTCCGCGAAGGGCTCTCCGTGCTCGAGTACTTCATCTCGACGCACGGCGCGCGCAAGGGACTTGCCGACACGGCGCTCAAGACCGCCGACGCCGGCTACCTCACGCGCCGACTCGTCGACGTGGCGCAGGACGTCACGATCGCCGAGGAGGATTGCGGCACCATCCAGGGGCTGGAAATCGGCGCGCTGAAGGAAGGCGAGGATGTCATCGAGGCGCTCTCCGAGCGCATCGTCGGCACCGTCGCCGCCGAAGACGTCGTGGATCCGCACGTCAGCGACGAGGCGGGGCGCCAGGTCGTCCTCGCCGAAGCCGGGCAGCTCATTGACGAGGAGGCCGCGCACGCCATCGAGGAGTCGGGGATCGAGACGGTGAAGATCCGCTCGGTCCTCACCTGCGAAGCCAAGCGCGGGCTGTGCCGCATGTGCTACGGGCGCAACCTGGCGACCATGAAGATGGTCGACCTCGGCGAGGCGGTCGGCATCATCGCCGCCCAGTCGATCGGTGAGCCGGGCACGCAGCTCACGCTCCGCACCTTCCACATCGGTGGGACCGCTGCCCGTATCGCCGAGCAGACGGCCCGCAAGTCCAAGGTGGCCGGTGTCGTCGAGTTTGGCGATCGCCTCGTCCTCGTCAAGAACCGCGAAGGACAGGACATCGTCACGTCATACGAAGGCGAGATCACCATCCGCGCGTCGGCCGACAAGAACTCCGCCATCAGCGCGCGCCTGGCGGTGCCGCTCGGCGCCACGCTCTTCGTCAAGGACGGCGACGACGTGAAGAAGGACCAGGTGATCTTCACCTGGGACCCGTACACCAACCCGATTCTCGCCGACATCGAAGGCACGATCCGGTTTGTCGACATCGTCGAGGACGAGTCGGTCTCCGAGGAGCTCGATGAACTCACCGGCTTGCGCCAGCGCGTGATCATCGAGGATCGCGAGAAGAAGCTCCATCCGCACATCGAGATCTGGCAGACCAAGGGCGGGAAGGAGAAGCGCGTTCGCGACTTCGTCATCCCGGTCGGTGCGGTGCTCGTGGCCGAAGACGGCGATGAGATTCACGCCGGCGACACGATCGCCAAGGTCTCGCGTGAGGCGTACAAGACGCGCGACATCACCGGCGGTCTCCCGCGTGTGGCCGAGCTCTTCGAGGCACGTCGCCCGAAGGACCCGGCGACCATCTCCGAGGTCGACGGTGTCGTGAAGTTCGGCGACATCAAGCGAGGAAAGCGCGAGGTGTTCGTCACGCCGGCCCGCGTTGAAAACACGCAGTGGGTTGTGGACGAGGGCGCCGAGTCGCAGCTCTACGAGGTGCCGGCGGGCAAGCACTTGCGCGTGCACGAGGGCGACCGCGTGCGCGCCGGTGACCGCCTCACCGAAGGGCCGGTCAACCCGCACGACATCCTTCGCATCAAGGGGCCGCGTGCGGTGCAGGAGTACTTGCTCAACGAAGTGCAGGAAGTCTACCGCCTGCAGGGCGTGAAGATCTCCGACAAGCACATCGGCGTCATCGTGAAGCAGATGCTGCAGAAGGTTCGTATCGTCGATCCGGGCGACACGGAGTTCCTCGAGGGCGAGCACGTGGACAAGCAGGTCTTCCGCGAGCAGAACGATCGCGCGAAGAAGCGGAAGGAGAAGCCGGCGACGGCCGAACCACTCCTCCTCGGGATCACGAAGGCGTCGCTGACGACGCAGTCGTTCATCTCGGCGGCCTCGTTCCAGGAGACCACGCGAGTGCTGACCGACGCCGCGATCCGCGGCGCGCGGGACGACCTCATGGGGCTCAAGGAGAACATCATCATCGGGCACCTCATTCCCGCCGGCACCGGTCAGTACCGGTACAACGACGTGGAGATCGAGGGGGCGGAGCTGCCAGACGTGGCACCGCAGCTTCCGATGAACGACGAGCCGCTGCCGAGTGTCTTCTCGGCGAGCTTTGCCGACAGCACGTTCAGCTTCGGGAACGACGACCTGTAA